The Paenibacillus sophorae genome has a segment encoding these proteins:
- a CDS encoding exodeoxyribonuclease III: MKLISWNVNGLRACVNKGFNEYFAEEDADIFCLQETKLQEGQISLDHGEKYRQYWNYAVKKGYSGTAVFTKKEPLSVSIGIEGVEETEGRVITLEYEGFYLVNAYSPNARRDLSRLAYRLEWEDRFRAHLKRLDKQKPVVICGDLNVAHQEIDLKNPKSNNGNSGFTLEERGKMTELLASGFIDSFRHLHPDTKDVYSWWSYMPKVRERNVGWRIDYFLVSERLAPAIADARIECAVMGSDHCPVVLELNGF, from the coding sequence ATGAAGCTGATATCATGGAATGTCAACGGGCTGAGAGCCTGTGTGAACAAAGGATTTAATGAGTATTTTGCGGAAGAAGACGCGGATATCTTCTGCTTGCAGGAGACGAAGCTTCAGGAAGGGCAAATTTCTCTGGATCACGGGGAGAAATATAGACAGTACTGGAATTATGCCGTGAAGAAAGGGTACTCTGGAACCGCCGTTTTCACCAAAAAAGAACCTCTCTCTGTCTCCATCGGCATTGAGGGCGTGGAGGAGACGGAGGGGAGAGTCATCACCCTGGAATACGAGGGCTTCTATCTCGTTAACGCATACAGCCCCAATGCCCGGCGCGACCTTTCGCGGCTGGCCTACCGGCTGGAATGGGAAGACCGTTTCCGCGCCCATCTGAAGCGCCTCGACAAGCAAAAGCCTGTTGTGATATGCGGGGATCTTAACGTCGCGCATCAAGAAATCGATCTGAAGAATCCGAAGTCTAACAACGGCAACTCCGGTTTTACGCTTGAGGAGAGGGGGAAGATGACCGAGCTTCTGGCCTCGGGCTTTATCGATTCGTTCCGGCATCTGCATCCGGATACAAAAGACGTCTACTCCTGGTGGTCTTACATGCCGAAGGTGCGGGAGCGGAATGTGGGCTGGCGGATTGACTATTTTCTTGTATCGGAAAGGCTGGCTCCTGCTATTGCCGATGCCCGGATTGAGTGCGCGGTCATGGGCAGTGATCATTGTCCGGTCGTGCTGGAGCTGAACGGATTTTAA
- a CDS encoding glycoside hydrolase family 31 protein, giving the protein MLTSEQISPDKIQADYAAAFTQTLGRVQAVTVEGGLVLFTSEKGKLAVGRVRTGIIRIKLFAGADSGDPIHMRTTEAVIGYEENPGGKEAELQVRDTESAYIIEMDGITVEVAKQDSSIRFLNESRQILAHNPLLAWNEEMAAAALFQATENTHYYGLGEKTGFLDKRGERYEMWNSDNFSPHVPEIEALYQSIPFLIVGEPGNTYGIFLDNPGRSVFDMRGSKQAFTIHTETGGVDYYFIAGPQIKDVVGRYTALTGRIQLPPRWSIGYHQSRYSYMDQEEVLELARTFREKEIPCDVIHLDIHYMDEYRVFTFDLVRFPNPKAMIAELKSLGIRIVPIVDPGVKLDPDYHVYQEGADSGFFCMKPDGTLFIGPVWPGQSAFPDFSEAKVGEWWGSLHRFFTEMGIEGIWNDMNEPSVFNECKTIEPDTLQGNNGHPVTHREIHNLYGMMMSKATAEGMANNLDGRRPFVLSRAGYAGIQRYAAVWTGDNRSYWEHMALAIPMVLNLGLSGVAFAGPDIGGFGHHTTGELLARWTQMGALFPFCRNHSMIDTVRQEPWSFGTDVENICRDYISLRYSLMPLLYSVFREAAETGMPVIRPLLLEYPDDPNTANLCDQFLVGDQMLVAPVYRPDTYHRVVYLPEGNWFDYWTGERRVGGSHLMAHAPLDTLPLYVKEGAMIPRIASAASTEFLRSQELLLDIYTPENGAGAFDLYDDDGTTYAFKENSYNLYRLTVEGADGTVKFRIHPASHGYAEGWKRWTVTFKHLRFAGCHLDFGTEALESEELEALAEGWHFDRAARELTVVMNQPLEELELVIHAL; this is encoded by the coding sequence ATGTTAACCAGCGAACAGATCAGTCCCGATAAAATACAGGCCGATTACGCAGCCGCGTTCACGCAGACGCTCGGACGCGTTCAGGCCGTTACTGTGGAAGGCGGGCTTGTACTTTTTACTTCTGAAAAAGGCAAACTCGCTGTCGGCAGGGTTCGTACAGGAATCATCCGGATCAAGCTGTTCGCCGGCGCCGATTCTGGCGACCCGATTCATATGCGCACCACGGAGGCGGTTATCGGGTATGAGGAGAATCCCGGCGGGAAAGAAGCGGAACTGCAAGTACGGGACACCGAATCCGCCTATATAATTGAAATGGACGGCATAACGGTTGAAGTCGCCAAACAAGACAGCAGTATCCGGTTCCTGAATGAGTCAAGGCAGATCCTGGCTCATAATCCACTGCTCGCCTGGAACGAGGAGATGGCTGCTGCTGCTCTGTTCCAGGCAACGGAGAATACCCATTATTACGGACTGGGCGAGAAGACAGGCTTTCTGGACAAACGGGGAGAGCGCTACGAAATGTGGAACTCCGATAACTTTTCCCCGCATGTGCCGGAAATTGAAGCGCTGTACCAGTCGATTCCTTTCTTAATCGTGGGCGAGCCGGGGAATACCTATGGGATCTTTCTGGATAATCCGGGGAGATCGGTATTCGACATGCGAGGCTCTAAGCAGGCGTTCACGATCCATACGGAAACGGGCGGGGTGGATTATTACTTTATCGCCGGACCGCAAATCAAGGATGTGGTAGGTCGCTACACCGCCCTTACCGGGCGGATTCAACTGCCGCCAAGGTGGTCCATTGGATATCACCAATCCCGCTACAGCTACATGGATCAGGAGGAAGTATTGGAGCTGGCCCGCACTTTTCGTGAGAAAGAAATTCCGTGCGATGTCATCCACCTGGACATTCATTATATGGACGAATACCGTGTCTTTACGTTTGATCTGGTCCGGTTCCCCAATCCGAAAGCGATGATTGCGGAATTGAAAAGCCTTGGCATCCGAATTGTGCCCATCGTTGATCCGGGGGTCAAGCTCGATCCGGACTACCACGTCTATCAAGAAGGGGCGGATTCGGGTTTCTTCTGTATGAAGCCGGACGGCACTCTATTTATCGGTCCGGTCTGGCCGGGTCAAAGCGCATTCCCCGACTTCTCGGAAGCGAAGGTCGGCGAATGGTGGGGGAGTCTCCATCGTTTCTTTACGGAGATGGGGATCGAGGGCATTTGGAACGACATGAACGAGCCTTCGGTCTTCAACGAATGCAAGACGATCGAGCCGGATACGCTTCAAGGCAACAATGGCCATCCGGTCACGCATAGAGAGATTCACAATCTCTACGGCATGATGATGTCCAAAGCGACCGCGGAAGGAATGGCTAATAATCTGGACGGTCGCCGGCCATTCGTGCTGTCGCGCGCCGGCTACGCCGGAATCCAGCGTTATGCGGCCGTCTGGACGGGCGACAACCGCAGCTATTGGGAGCATATGGCGCTCGCCATACCGATGGTGCTCAATTTGGGGCTGTCGGGCGTAGCCTTCGCGGGCCCCGATATAGGCGGGTTCGGTCACCATACGACGGGAGAACTGCTGGCGAGATGGACTCAGATGGGAGCGCTGTTCCCTTTTTGCCGGAATCACAGCATGATTGACACCGTTCGCCAGGAGCCTTGGTCCTTCGGAACTGATGTGGAGAATATTTGCCGGGATTACATCAGCCTGCGCTACTCCTTGATGCCGCTGCTGTATTCCGTATTCCGGGAAGCTGCCGAAACGGGGATGCCGGTCATCCGGCCGCTGCTGCTGGAATACCCGGACGACCCCAATACAGCGAATCTGTGCGATCAATTCCTGGTGGGAGATCAGATGCTGGTTGCTCCCGTTTATCGCCCCGATACGTATCACCGTGTCGTCTATCTGCCTGAAGGAAACTGGTTCGACTACTGGACGGGTGAAAGAAGGGTAGGGGGCAGCCACCTTATGGCCCATGCTCCTTTGGATACTCTGCCGTTGTACGTCAAAGAAGGAGCAATGATCCCCCGTATCGCATCTGCCGCATCGACAGAATTTCTTCGGTCGCAGGAGCTGCTGCTGGATATTTATACACCGGAGAATGGCGCAGGCGCCTTTGATCTGTACGATGACGATGGAACGACTTATGCATTTAAGGAAAACTCCTACAATCTGTACCGGTTGACGGTGGAAGGGGCGGATGGAACCGTCAAATTCCGCATTCATCCCGCTAGTCACGGCTACGCCGAGGGCTGGAAGAGATGGACCGTAACGTTCAAGCATCTCCGGTTTGCCGGGTGCCATCTGGATTTCGGGACAGAAGCGTTGGAAAGTGAAGAACTGGAGGCGCTCGCCGAGGGATGGCATTTCGATAGAGCTGCCAGAGAACTGACCGTAGTTATGAATCAGCCTTTGGAGGAATTGGAGCTGGTCATTCATGCTCTATAA
- a CDS encoding aminopeptidase — MTSFEQMLDKYANLVIKVGVNIQPGQVLMVHAPLETAALTRLIVAKAYEAGAKYVIMDWDDEAVSRIRYEKAPEDSFGYYPQWHADMLEKFAEEGGAILHIKVPDPELLRGIDSAKVSAAVKAAAVARQKYQAYTRNSRISWSLVKAPTRAWADKVFADLPEEQRIDAMWKAIFLMNRVEAEGDPVAAWQKHIANLKESQEKLNAKRYKSLHYRAPGTDLRVELPEGHLWRAAGGENEQGVYFVANMPTEEVYTMPHRTGVNGTVSSTMPLNLNGRLVDGIKLTFKEGKVTEFDASTGREHLASLLETDEGASYLGEMALVPYDSPISRLNRIFYNTGIDENASCHFALGSAYPVNIEGGTKLSREELLAKGANISLTHVDFMIGSAELDIDGELPDGTVEPVFRQGNWA; from the coding sequence ATGACTTCATTTGAACAGATGTTGGACAAATACGCGAATTTGGTTATCAAAGTGGGTGTGAACATTCAGCCCGGGCAAGTACTAATGGTCCATGCTCCGCTGGAGACCGCCGCGCTGACCCGGCTGATTGTAGCCAAGGCTTATGAAGCGGGCGCCAAATACGTCATCATGGATTGGGACGATGAAGCGGTGTCCCGAATCCGTTACGAGAAAGCGCCGGAGGACTCCTTTGGGTATTACCCGCAGTGGCATGCGGATATGCTGGAGAAATTCGCTGAAGAGGGCGGCGCGATCCTGCATATCAAAGTACCCGATCCGGAGCTGCTGCGCGGCATTGATTCGGCCAAAGTGTCGGCAGCGGTCAAAGCGGCGGCGGTCGCCCGCCAGAAGTACCAGGCCTATACCCGAAACAGCCGGATCAGCTGGTCGCTGGTCAAGGCGCCGACCCGGGCCTGGGCCGACAAAGTGTTCGCTGATCTGCCGGAAGAACAGCGCATAGACGCCATGTGGAAGGCGATCTTCCTGATGAACCGGGTTGAAGCGGAGGGTGATCCCGTCGCCGCTTGGCAGAAGCATATCGCCAATCTGAAAGAAAGCCAGGAGAAGCTGAACGCCAAGCGTTACAAAAGTCTGCATTACCGCGCCCCGGGAACCGATCTGCGCGTCGAGCTGCCGGAAGGACATTTATGGCGGGCCGCAGGCGGAGAGAATGAACAAGGCGTATATTTTGTCGCGAATATGCCAACGGAGGAAGTGTACACGATGCCGCACCGCACCGGAGTGAACGGAACCGTAAGCAGTACAATGCCTCTTAATCTGAACGGACGGCTTGTGGACGGCATTAAATTGACGTTCAAGGAAGGCAAGGTAACAGAATTTGACGCTTCCACCGGACGCGAGCATCTGGCCTCGCTGCTGGAGACGGACGAAGGCGCATCCTACCTGGGCGAGATGGCGCTTGTACCGTATGATTCGCCGATATCGCGGCTGAACCGGATTTTTTACAATACGGGCATCGACGAGAACGCCTCCTGCCACTTCGCTCTCGGCAGCGCTTATCCCGTCAATATCGAGGGAGGAACGAAGCTCAGCCGGGAGGAGTTGCTGGCGAAGGGGGCAAATATCAGCCTGACGCATGTGGACTTTATGATTGGATCGGCGGAGCTGGATATTGACGGCGAGCTGCCGGACGGAACGGTCGAGCCGGTATTCAGACAAGGAAACTGGGCGTAA
- a CDS encoding DUF1349 domain-containing protein has product MTIQTINWPDGIWTNQPVSSRVDRERLIVEAAEHSDYWQQTMYGFQHDSGHALLHSWERQYAAEASFKLDHFSELYDQAGLMLWHSPSQWIKSGIEINDGVPHIGAVVTDTYSDWSLSPVPEWAGQEITIRASRLNDAVIIRARADRDAWRTVRVARFPYLADVQAGPFLCAPTRSGFQVTFTRWVLTSPDEDIHTDPPAEA; this is encoded by the coding sequence ATGACCATCCAAACAATAAACTGGCCGGACGGAATCTGGACGAACCAGCCTGTATCCAGCCGCGTTGACCGCGAAAGACTGATTGTTGAAGCCGCGGAGCACAGCGACTATTGGCAGCAAACGATGTATGGCTTTCAGCATGACAGCGGCCATGCGCTGCTTCATTCATGGGAGAGGCAATATGCTGCTGAGGCCAGCTTTAAGCTGGACCATTTCTCCGAATTATACGATCAGGCGGGATTAATGTTATGGCATAGCCCGTCCCAGTGGATCAAATCGGGGATTGAAATAAACGATGGCGTTCCCCATATTGGCGCCGTTGTCACCGATACATACTCGGACTGGTCTTTGTCCCCTGTTCCTGAGTGGGCTGGACAAGAGATCACCATTCGTGCATCCCGGCTGAATGATGCCGTAATCATCAGAGCGAGAGCGGATCGGGATGCTTGGCGAACCGTCAGGGTTGCCCGTTTTCCTTATCTGGCTGATGTTCAGGCCGGTCCTTTTCTATGCGCGCCCACCAGATCGGGGTTCCAGGTTACATTTACCCGCTGGGTGCTCACAAGTCCCGATGAGGACATCCACACCGATCCGCCCGCAGAAGCATGA
- the mtnN gene encoding 5'-methylthioadenosine/S-adenosylhomocysteine nucleosidase, giving the protein MPLQVQAASSQEVRPIAVQGAMDMEVAYFLKQMGDYKTETFGSYHFYSGKIAGVPVVVSQTNIGMVNASASTTLLIEKYHPKAIINQGTAGGHDPALHKFDIVVGAKSINYGWFQSAHRDAGAGVDTGNWKVLTEPVEPDPELYKTAMSVADRYQHGKVVSGVIGTSDAWNRELDRIKELHDTLGTSAEEMETASVAEVAKTFNVPFLGIRILSNSELYAEDFDPKSADYCSEFVIEVIKEIESGVTFSDKLQVYADGKEVVGLLGQYVNGEALVPLRGALESLGSEVTWDSAKKQIHVVHSGKHIPVKASETMVKQGTAWIEVDSLQKIFGVKTDVLGSSVYIYE; this is encoded by the coding sequence ATGCCTCTGCAAGTCCAGGCCGCGAGCAGTCAAGAGGTTCGGCCAATCGCCGTTCAAGGCGCGATGGACATGGAAGTCGCTTACTTCCTGAAGCAAATGGGTGATTATAAGACGGAAACATTCGGTTCATATCATTTTTATTCCGGCAAAATCGCGGGCGTTCCGGTTGTCGTCTCCCAAACAAATATCGGTATGGTTAACGCCTCCGCTTCGACCACGCTCTTAATCGAGAAATATCATCCGAAAGCGATCATCAATCAGGGAACGGCGGGCGGCCACGACCCGGCACTCCATAAGTTCGACATCGTGGTTGGCGCGAAAAGCATTAATTACGGCTGGTTCCAATCTGCACATCGGGACGCCGGGGCGGGAGTTGATACCGGAAACTGGAAGGTGCTTACGGAGCCGGTCGAGCCGGACCCTGAACTATATAAGACGGCAATGAGCGTAGCGGACCGGTATCAACATGGTAAAGTGGTCTCTGGAGTAATTGGCACCTCGGATGCATGGAACAGAGAACTCGACCGCATTAAGGAACTGCATGATACTTTGGGCACAAGTGCGGAAGAGATGGAGACCGCGTCGGTTGCCGAGGTAGCCAAAACGTTCAATGTTCCTTTTCTGGGTATCCGGATCTTGTCGAATTCCGAATTGTATGCAGAGGATTTCGATCCGAAGTCGGCTGATTACTGCTCCGAGTTCGTCATTGAAGTGATCAAAGAAATCGAGAGCGGCGTGACCTTCTCGGACAAGCTGCAGGTGTATGCGGATGGCAAAGAAGTGGTTGGGCTTCTCGGACAATATGTGAACGGTGAAGCGCTGGTTCCGCTGCGGGGTGCTCTGGAAAGCCTTGGATCGGAAGTGACATGGGACAGCGCCAAGAAGCAAATCCATGTCGTTCACAGCGGCAAGCACATTCCGGTCAAAGCTAGCGAGACGATGGTCAAGCAGGGCACAGCATGGATCGAAGTGGACTCGCTGCAAAAGATATTCGGGGTGAAGACAGATGTCCTTGGTTCGAGTGTATACATTTATGAATAA
- a CDS encoding DNA alkylation repair protein — MNEDLKLLARELEELRDPDAAAAMSAYQRNQFPFLGVRTPLRRQVLKSFLAAHQPKKEWIPLLWEMPEREYQYCGVDIAQSLRKKLEPADLPMIETCITRHSWWDTVDLLAASVAGFLLRKYPELQPEYGEKWLYSDNMWLNRTAILFQLHYKEATDERLLYNYIREHASSNEFFIQKAIGWALREYSKSNPASVAAFIEQEELKPLSRREGLKWLMRAEKTK; from the coding sequence ATGAACGAAGACCTTAAGCTGCTGGCCCGGGAACTGGAGGAATTGCGGGACCCGGACGCGGCGGCGGCTATGAGCGCGTATCAGCGGAATCAATTTCCTTTTTTGGGCGTCCGAACTCCCCTGCGAAGACAAGTTCTGAAATCCTTCCTGGCGGCGCATCAGCCGAAAAAGGAATGGATTCCTCTGCTGTGGGAAATGCCTGAGCGTGAGTATCAATACTGCGGGGTGGATATCGCGCAATCCCTGCGAAAAAAGCTGGAACCCGCCGACCTCCCTATGATCGAAACCTGCATTACTCGGCACTCATGGTGGGATACCGTCGATCTGCTTGCCGCGAGCGTCGCAGGGTTCCTGCTGCGCAAATACCCCGAGCTGCAGCCGGAATATGGCGAGAAATGGCTCTATTCAGACAATATGTGGCTCAACCGCACGGCAATCCTGTTTCAGCTTCATTATAAGGAAGCGACGGACGAGAGGCTGCTGTACAACTATATCCGCGAGCATGCGTCGTCCAATGAATTTTTCATTCAGAAAGCGATCGGCTGGGCTTTGAGGGAATATTCCAAGAGTAATCCGGCGTCAGTCGCGGCGTTTATCGAGCAAGAGGAACTGAAGCCGCTGAGCCGGCGTGAAGGCCTGAAATGGCTGATGAGAGCCGAAAAAACAAAGTAG
- a CDS encoding HXXEE domain-containing protein codes for MIRLIEHLNEAIGWPSLLWLFPVLFMFHDFEEILTVEAWAVKHRDKVLPAMPPFARKALSASFNCDTRQFAQDVLYVFTVIVASTVLAVFFSFYLPFLAALSLFFIHSFTHAFQALYLKMYTPGVWSAVLIALPYSAYTFYRYLAANIVDWADIGQSLILLAIAGPPLLWLLLKGRAKAAGQ; via the coding sequence GTGATTCGCTTGATAGAACACCTGAATGAGGCGATTGGTTGGCCCAGTCTGCTGTGGCTGTTTCCCGTATTATTTATGTTCCATGATTTCGAGGAAATCTTGACGGTTGAAGCATGGGCCGTAAAACATAGGGACAAGGTGCTCCCTGCAATGCCGCCCTTTGCCCGCAAGGCGTTGTCCGCTTCGTTCAACTGTGACACCCGCCAATTTGCCCAAGATGTGCTTTATGTATTTACCGTCATCGTTGCTTCAACCGTGCTCGCCGTGTTCTTCTCTTTCTACTTGCCGTTTCTGGCGGCCCTATCTTTGTTCTTCATCCACTCGTTTACGCATGCTTTTCAGGCCTTGTATTTAAAAATGTATACGCCCGGCGTCTGGAGCGCCGTCCTCATCGCGCTTCCCTATTCAGCGTACACTTTTTACCGGTATCTTGCCGCAAACATCGTTGATTGGGCGGATATCGGCCAGAGCCTGATTTTACTAGCGATTGCCGGGCCGCCCTTACTCTGGCTGCTACTAAAAGGGAGAGCGAAGGCTGCTGGTCAGTAG